CACGCCCGTAGACGGCGATGGCCACGCCCACCGCTGCCACGACGGCGAGCACCGCGACCGCCCACCACTGCGGCGTGGTCCCGCCGTCGACGCCTGCGCCGTACAACGCCGCCGCGATGTTGGCGCATGTCGCGACGCACACCCACCCCAGGTACAGGCCCATCGTCCCGTCCGCGACCACTGCCTCCACCCGGCCGCGGGGCCGCGTGGTCACGAGCCGGCGGAAGGTCTCGGCGAGGACCGCGAGCAGCACGACGATCACGACCACGCTCAGCAGCACCACGCCGGCCTGCACGACGAAGATCCAGGCGGCGTTGAGCACGAGCGAGGCGGTCACGAGCCAGGCGATGCGACGGGGGTCGACGGCGTCGGTCCACTGCCACACCGTGTAGGCGCCCAGGCCGATGTAGATCACGGTCCAGATCGAGAACGCGCCTGAGCCAGGAGCCAGCAGGGTGGACTCGCTGGACAGCAAGCCGTCAGCCGCCTCCGCGATCGGGGTGCCGCCCAGCGCCCCTGAGCCGATGAACGAGGCGACGACACAGACGACGTAGACCACGGTGACGATGGCCTGGCGGACGCGGGGCGACCGATCGGGCGTCTGAGGAGCCATGCCGCGGGCGCTCTCCCCTGTGCCGCCGCGCCGCGCCGAGTCCCGTGCCGAGTCCCGCATGCCCGCCCCTCCCGGTCGTGTGGGCGTCACGCGACGTCATTGTCGGCGCGACGCGGGTCAAGCATTCCGTCAATCACGCGGAACCGCCCGTCGAGCGGCTGGGGAGCGC
The sequence above is a segment of the Cellulomonas chengniuliangii genome. Coding sequences within it:
- a CDS encoding tryptophan-rich sensory protein, whose translation is MAPQTPDRSPRVRQAIVTVVYVVCVVASFIGSGALGGTPIAEAADGLLSSESTLLAPGSGAFSIWTVIYIGLGAYTVWQWTDAVDPRRIAWLVTASLVLNAAWIFVVQAGVVLLSVVVIVVLLAVLAETFRRLVTTRPRGRVEAVVADGTMGLYLGWVCVATCANIAAALYGAGVDGGTTPQWWAVAVLAVVAAVGVAIAVYGRGRLAVAAAIVWGLGWIAQARLEGIPASTATALAAVAAAVVIAFATAAARLRAGPMPVRS